A window of the Caldibacillus debilis DSM 16016 genome harbors these coding sequences:
- a CDS encoding ABC transporter permease, producing the protein MGGSRVETRGRNIYLIPYVLWIALFVVTPIILILYYSFIDIDGNFTLANYKKYFTPVYLKMTLNSFWYAFLITAISLLIAYPTAYLLTKTKYKQLWLLLIILPSWINLLLKAYAFLGIFGTYGFANALLEVLGIGPKQLLFTDFSFIFVSVYIFIPFMILPIFNALDKLNPSLVDASRDLGASQWESFRKVIFPLTIDGVKSGIQVVFIPALSLFMLTRLIAGNRVITLGTAVEQHFLVTQDWGMGSTIAVFLVVVMVLFMIITGNSSRKRGV; encoded by the coding sequence ATGGGGGGGTCACGGGTGGAAACTAGAGGCAGAAATATCTATTTGATCCCTTATGTCTTGTGGATTGCCCTGTTTGTCGTCACGCCGATCATTCTCATCCTGTATTATTCGTTCATTGACATCGACGGGAATTTTACGCTGGCCAATTACAAAAAATATTTCACCCCCGTCTATTTAAAAATGACTTTGAATTCCTTCTGGTATGCCTTTTTGATTACGGCGATTTCCCTGCTCATCGCCTATCCGACGGCCTATTTGCTGACGAAAACGAAGTATAAGCAATTATGGCTGTTGTTGATCATTCTGCCGTCCTGGATCAACCTGCTGTTGAAGGCCTACGCCTTTTTGGGGATCTTTGGGACTTACGGCTTTGCCAACGCCCTGTTGGAAGTGCTGGGCATCGGCCCGAAGCAGCTCCTGTTTACCGATTTCAGCTTTATCTTCGTGTCCGTGTACATTTTTATCCCGTTCATGATCTTGCCGATTTTTAACGCCTTGGACAAACTGAATCCGAGCTTGGTCGATGCCTCCAGGGATCTGGGGGCCTCCCAATGGGAAAGCTTCCGCAAGGTCATTTTTCCGTTGACGATCGACGGCGTGAAATCCGGAATTCAAGTGGTTTTCATTCCCGCCCTGTCCCTCTTCATGCTGACCCGCCTGATCGCCGGAAACCGGGTGATCACCCTCGGTACCGCCGTGGAACAGCATTTTCTTGTCACCCAGGACTGGGGAATGGGCTCCACCATCGCCGTGTTTCTCGTGGTCGTCATGGTGCTGTTCATGATCATCACCGGAAACAGCTCAAGAAAGCGGGGGGTGTAG
- a CDS encoding ABC transporter substrate-binding protein — protein sequence MKKLIQLFVTVFLVSFVLMFIVHRLNTSEGLTSGNTITVFNWGDYIDPDLIKRFEKETGIKVIYETFDSNEAMLTKIEQGGVSYDVAVPSEYTIEKMIQEDLLIKLDHSKIPNLSNIDPRFMDMDFDPGNQYSVPYFWGTVGIVYNKKMLDGMTFESWNDLWDKRLKNQIVLVDGAREVMGFGLNSLNYSLNDTNKAHLLEAKKKLEKLQPNIKAIVGDEIKMLMVNEEAPVAVVWSGDAAEIMWENENLDYVVPKEGSNLWFDNFVIPKTAKNLEGAHKFINFMLDAEVAAQNTEYVGYATPNKAAMALLPEETVKDERFYPSPEKTARLEVYKNLGKRMLAYYNELYLEFKMHTK from the coding sequence ATGAAAAAACTGATCCAGTTGTTCGTCACCGTGTTTTTGGTCTCCTTCGTCCTGATGTTCATTGTCCATCGCCTGAACACATCCGAAGGTTTGACTTCCGGGAATACGATCACCGTCTTCAATTGGGGGGATTATATCGACCCCGATTTGATCAAGCGATTTGAAAAGGAAACGGGGATCAAGGTCATTTACGAAACCTTCGATTCCAACGAAGCGATGCTGACCAAGATCGAACAGGGCGGGGTTTCCTACGATGTGGCGGTCCCGTCGGAATACACGATCGAGAAGATGATTCAGGAGGATCTTTTAATCAAGCTCGATCATTCCAAAATCCCCAACCTGTCCAACATCGATCCGCGGTTTATGGACATGGATTTCGATCCGGGCAATCAGTATTCCGTCCCGTATTTTTGGGGAACGGTGGGGATCGTTTATAACAAAAAAATGCTGGACGGCATGACCTTCGAATCTTGGAACGATTTATGGGACAAGCGGCTGAAAAACCAGATCGTGCTCGTTGACGGCGCCCGCGAAGTGATGGGATTCGGGCTGAACAGCCTGAATTATTCCTTAAACGACACGAACAAAGCCCATTTGTTGGAGGCCAAGAAAAAACTGGAAAAATTGCAGCCGAATATTAAGGCCATCGTCGGCGACGAGATCAAGATGCTGATGGTGAATGAGGAAGCCCCCGTCGCCGTGGTCTGGTCGGGGGACGCGGCGGAAATCATGTGGGAAAACGAAAACTTGGATTACGTCGTGCCGAAGGAAGGCTCCAATCTCTGGTTCGACAATTTCGTCATCCCGAAAACGGCCAAAAACCTGGAAGGGGCCCATAAGTTCATCAATTTTATGCTCGATGCGGAAGTGGCCGCGCAAAATACCGAGTATGTCGGCTATGCGACCCCGAATAAGGCGGCCATGGCCCTCTTGCCGGAAGAGACGGTGAAGGATGAAAGATTTTATCCTTCGCCGGAAAAAACGGCAAGACTGGAAGTTTATAAAAATCTCGGCAAACGGATGCTGGCCTATTACAATGAACTGTATTTGGAATTCAAAATGCACACCAAATAG
- a CDS encoding ABC transporter permease yields MLKKAKLANIYLALVFVILYAPIFYLVYYSFNSGGKMYDFHSFTLKWYKELFQDTRLFIIVLNTIIIALLSSAFSTIIGIFGALAVYYAKRNWAKQVLLSFNNVLIVSPDVIIGASFLIFFTILGIKLGFVSVLLAHIAFSVPIVVLMILPKLQEMSATLIDAALDLGASKWDVLTKVIFPYISPGILAGFFMALTYSLDDFAVTFFVTGNGFSTLSVEIYSMARRGISLTINALSAILFLVTVLLVIGYYFISNRNIRAAGLGARK; encoded by the coding sequence ATGCTGAAAAAAGCGAAGCTGGCAAACATCTATTTGGCCCTTGTTTTTGTGATCCTGTACGCCCCGATCTTTTACTTGGTGTATTATTCCTTTAACAGCGGCGGAAAGATGTACGATTTCCACAGCTTTACCTTGAAATGGTACAAGGAATTGTTCCAGGACACCCGGCTTTTCATCATCGTCCTGAATACGATCATCATCGCCCTTTTGTCGTCGGCCTTTTCCACCATCATCGGCATCTTCGGAGCCCTTGCCGTGTACTACGCCAAAAGGAATTGGGCGAAACAGGTTTTGCTTTCTTTTAACAATGTCTTGATCGTAAGTCCCGACGTCATCATCGGCGCGTCCTTTTTGATCTTTTTCACGATCCTCGGCATCAAGCTCGGTTTCGTGTCGGTGCTATTGGCCCATATCGCCTTTTCCGTGCCGATCGTCGTCCTCATGATCCTGCCGAAACTGCAGGAAATGAGCGCCACGCTGATCGATGCCGCCCTCGATTTGGGGGCGAGCAAATGGGATGTGTTGACGAAGGTGATTTTTCCCTATATTTCGCCGGGCATTTTGGCGGGCTTTTTCATGGCCTTAACCTATTCTTTGGACGATTTTGCCGTCACCTTCTTTGTTACGGGGAACGGATTTTCCACCTTGTCCGTGGAGATTTATTCCATGGCGAGAAGGGGAATCTCGTTGACGATTAACGCCTTGTCGGCGATCCTGTTCCTGGTTACCGTCCTTTTGGTCATCGGCTACTACTTTATTTCCAACCGGAACATCCGCGCCGCGGGATTGGGGGCCAGAAAATGA